One Sanguibacter keddieii DSM 10542 genomic window carries:
- a CDS encoding branched-chain amino acid ABC transporter permease, whose amino-acid sequence MTGGLIHAMVVAEPLIGFDVAALGRNFWALTIDGLTYGSVYALVAVGYTLVYGVLRLINFAHSEVFMLGMFGQYAALMLLGFGPNGDAYNMGILMTVLYLGAAMIGGMAISGGVAVGLERVAYRPLRKRGAPSLVFLITAIGASFVLQEFVHFVLPRLTGGTLGGVNAQRPIRLVEPEVQFQIGSANVTNVTIIIVVSALLLALATDQFINRTKFGRGIRAVAQDPVTATLMGVSRERIIMLTFLIGGILAGAAALLYTLRVPNGIVYSGGFILGIKAFCAAVLGGIGNLRGALLGGLLLGVMENYGQVVFGTEWRDVVAFALLILVLMVRPTGILGESLGRARA is encoded by the coding sequence ATGACAGGTGGTCTCATCCACGCGATGGTCGTGGCAGAACCCCTCATCGGGTTCGACGTCGCGGCCCTCGGGCGCAACTTCTGGGCCCTCACCATCGACGGTCTGACCTACGGGTCGGTCTACGCGCTCGTCGCCGTCGGCTACACCCTCGTGTACGGGGTGCTCAGGCTCATCAACTTCGCCCACTCCGAGGTGTTCATGCTCGGGATGTTCGGCCAGTACGCGGCGCTCATGCTGCTGGGCTTCGGGCCCAACGGCGACGCGTACAACATGGGGATCCTCATGACGGTCCTGTACCTCGGGGCCGCGATGATCGGCGGCATGGCGATCTCCGGCGGCGTCGCCGTCGGTCTCGAGCGCGTCGCCTACCGGCCGCTGCGCAAGCGCGGGGCTCCCTCCCTCGTGTTCCTCATCACCGCCATCGGTGCCTCCTTCGTGCTCCAGGAGTTCGTGCACTTCGTGCTCCCCCGCCTCACCGGCGGGACGCTCGGCGGCGTGAACGCCCAGCGCCCGATCCGCCTGGTCGAGCCCGAGGTGCAGTTCCAGATCGGCTCCGCGAACGTCACCAACGTGACCATCATCATCGTGGTGTCCGCGCTGCTGCTCGCCCTCGCGACCGACCAGTTCATCAACCGCACCAAGTTCGGCCGCGGGATCCGCGCCGTCGCCCAGGACCCGGTGACCGCGACCCTCATGGGGGTCTCCCGCGAGCGCATCATCATGCTCACCTTCCTCATCGGCGGCATCCTCGCCGGCGCCGCAGCGCTGCTCTACACGCTGCGCGTCCCCAACGGCATCGTGTACTCGGGCGGGTTCATCCTCGGCATCAAGGCGTTCTGCGCCGCGGTGCTCGGCGGCATCGGCAACCTCCGCGGCGCCCTCCTCGGTGGGCTGCTCCTCGGGGTGATGGAGAACTACGGCCAGGTCGTTTTCGGCACCGAGTGGCGCGACGTCGTCGCCTTCGCGCTGCTCATCCTCGTCCTCATGGTCCGACCCACAGGCATCCTCGGAGAGTCCCTCGGGAGGGCACGCGCATGA
- a CDS encoding branched-chain amino acid ABC transporter permease, whose protein sequence is MTTPTGPTPPTPDQPTEKSPAEKPTTSSAASTTAEHTTTTGRRPHSGVGDALRLWWDSQARPTQWALGLPLLVLVALLPILQIPVLTTVGTNFGGVMAQFGMYALIAIGLNVVVGQAGLLDLGYIGFYAIGAYTVALLTSPSSPWNQTGEGGWLSQDWAWLAALPIAVAITALSGLLIGSPTLRLRGDYLAIVTLGFGEIVRLLADNLDGITGGGRGLNQVAYPRLGVSETNPNGVFSAGSGSGALNSGVWWYWLSIVLIVAALLFVGNLERSRVGRSWVAIREDEDAAEIMGVPTFRFKLWAFVIGASIGGASGALYAGQVQFVNPTNFNVINSVLFLCAVVLGGQGNKLGVILGAFVIVYLPNFFLGRTELFGIPIDGTQIAEYRYLFFGIALMVLMVFRPQGLLPVRQKLLTYGRELYVAARRTIRQQDSTTKEHA, encoded by the coding sequence ATGACGACACCGACCGGCCCCACTCCCCCCACCCCGGACCAGCCGACCGAGAAGTCCCCGGCCGAGAAGCCCACCACCAGCTCGGCCGCCAGCACCACCGCAGAGCACACGACCACCACGGGCCGACGTCCGCACTCCGGGGTCGGCGACGCACTGCGCCTCTGGTGGGACTCCCAGGCACGCCCCACCCAGTGGGCGCTGGGGCTCCCGCTGCTCGTGCTCGTCGCGCTGCTGCCCATCCTGCAGATCCCCGTCCTGACGACCGTCGGGACGAACTTCGGCGGCGTCATGGCGCAGTTCGGCATGTACGCGCTCATCGCGATCGGCCTCAACGTAGTCGTCGGCCAGGCCGGGCTGCTCGACCTCGGGTACATCGGCTTCTACGCCATCGGCGCGTACACCGTCGCGCTGCTCACCAGCCCGTCGAGCCCCTGGAACCAGACCGGCGAGGGCGGGTGGCTGTCCCAGGACTGGGCGTGGCTCGCTGCGCTGCCCATCGCCGTCGCGATCACCGCGCTGTCCGGCCTGCTCATCGGGTCGCCGACGCTGCGCCTGCGCGGCGACTACCTCGCGATCGTCACCCTCGGCTTCGGCGAGATCGTCCGTCTCCTGGCGGACAACCTCGACGGCATCACCGGTGGTGGCCGCGGACTCAACCAGGTCGCCTACCCGCGGCTCGGCGTCAGCGAGACCAACCCCAACGGGGTGTTCTCCGCAGGCTCCGGGTCCGGTGCCCTCAACTCGGGCGTCTGGTGGTACTGGCTGAGCATCGTGCTCATCGTCGCCGCCCTGCTGTTCGTCGGTAACCTCGAGCGCTCGCGCGTCGGGCGCTCCTGGGTGGCCATCCGCGAGGACGAGGACGCCGCCGAGATCATGGGCGTCCCCACCTTCCGCTTCAAGCTGTGGGCCTTCGTCATCGGGGCGTCGATCGGCGGGGCCTCCGGTGCGCTGTACGCCGGGCAGGTGCAGTTCGTGAACCCCACGAACTTCAACGTCATCAACTCGGTGCTCTTCCTCTGCGCCGTCGTCCTCGGCGGTCAGGGCAACAAGCTCGGCGTGATCCTCGGGGCCTTCGTCATCGTCTACCTGCCGAACTTCTTCCTCGGGCGCACCGAGCTGTTCGGCATCCCGATCGACGGCACGCAGATCGCCGAGTACCGGTACCTGTTCTTCGGCATCGCCCTCATGGTCCTCATGGTGTTCAGACCGCAGGGGCTGCTGCCCGTGCGGCAGAAGCTGCTCACCTACGGCCGTGAGCTGTACGTCGCGGCGCGGCGCACCATCCGCCAGCAGGACAGCACCACGAAGGAGCACGCATGA
- a CDS encoding ABC transporter ATP-binding protein produces MSTHEPGGVGAGAEHGEEFRGTEQDVAEATPEKDLPGGGVEEPVVVDVADVHPELADPEVVAEKVASDREVHAAVGEPLLRMEDVTVQFGGLTAVDGVTFDIRRGEILGLIGPNGAGKTTCFNAMTGVYRPTSGSVVFDGEPVGRKKRFQITQMGIARTFQNIRLFNEMTALENVVVGTDARHRTSVPGAVFRTPRHRREEREGIDRAMALLEFVGVGGRATDKARNLSYGDQRRLEIARALATEPKLLCLDEPAAGFNPAEKEALMDLIRQIRDDGYTVLLIEHDMKLVRGVTDRIVVLEFGKVIAQGTPDAVTSDPAVIAAYLGVPDDATA; encoded by the coding sequence ATGAGCACCCACGAGCCCGGTGGTGTCGGCGCCGGCGCCGAGCACGGCGAGGAGTTCCGCGGGACCGAGCAGGACGTCGCCGAGGCCACCCCCGAGAAGGACCTGCCCGGCGGCGGCGTCGAGGAGCCCGTGGTCGTCGACGTCGCCGACGTCCACCCCGAGCTCGCCGACCCCGAGGTCGTGGCCGAGAAGGTCGCCTCCGACCGGGAGGTGCACGCGGCCGTCGGCGAGCCGCTGCTGCGGATGGAGGACGTCACCGTCCAGTTCGGCGGGCTCACCGCCGTCGACGGCGTCACCTTCGACATCCGGCGCGGCGAGATCCTCGGGCTCATCGGCCCCAACGGCGCCGGCAAGACCACGTGCTTCAACGCCATGACCGGCGTGTACCGGCCCACCTCCGGGTCGGTCGTGTTCGACGGGGAGCCCGTCGGGCGCAAGAAGCGGTTCCAGATCACCCAGATGGGCATCGCGCGCACCTTCCAGAACATCCGGCTGTTCAACGAGATGACGGCCCTCGAGAACGTCGTGGTCGGCACGGACGCCCGGCACCGCACGTCGGTCCCGGGCGCGGTCTTCCGCACCCCGCGGCACCGCCGCGAGGAGCGCGAGGGCATCGACCGCGCGATGGCGCTGCTGGAGTTCGTGGGCGTCGGGGGGCGCGCGACCGACAAGGCCCGCAACCTCTCGTACGGGGACCAGCGCCGGCTCGAGATCGCCCGGGCGCTGGCCACCGAGCCCAAGCTGCTGTGCCTCGACGAGCCCGCAGCAGGCTTCAACCCCGCCGAGAAGGAGGCCCTCATGGACCTCATCCGGCAGATCCGGGACGACGGCTACACCGTCCTGCTCATCGAGCACGACATGAAGCTCGTGCGCGGTGTCACGGACCGCATCGTCGTCCTCGAGTTCGGCAAGGTGATCGCCCAGGGCACCCCTGACGCGGTCACGAGCGACCCGGCGGTCATCGCCGCCTACCTGGGGGTTCCCGACGATGCCACTGCTTGA
- a CDS encoding ABC transporter ATP-binding protein → MPLLEITDMTVSYGRIEAIRDVSITVETGELVTLIGANGAGKTTTMRAVSGVRPLARGRIVFDGQDVTRMKPHLRVAAGIIQAPEGRGVFAGMTVMENLEMGCFARPFASKAEHDETVERVFTFFPRLLERRTQLGGTMSGGEQQMLAIGRALMARPRVLLLDEPSMGLAPMIIQQIFRIISEINAQGTTVLLVEQNAQQALSRSDRAYVLETGSVVRTGEGKALLADPAIKEAYLGVG, encoded by the coding sequence ATGCCACTGCTTGAGATCACCGACATGACCGTCTCCTACGGCCGCATCGAGGCCATCCGGGACGTGTCGATCACGGTCGAGACCGGCGAGCTGGTCACCCTCATCGGTGCCAACGGCGCGGGGAAGACCACGACCATGCGCGCCGTGTCTGGGGTCCGGCCGCTCGCGCGCGGGCGCATCGTCTTCGACGGGCAGGACGTCACCCGCATGAAGCCCCACCTGCGGGTCGCGGCGGGGATCATCCAGGCCCCGGAGGGCCGGGGCGTGTTCGCCGGGATGACCGTCATGGAGAACCTCGAGATGGGGTGCTTCGCGCGGCCCTTCGCGTCCAAGGCCGAGCACGACGAGACGGTCGAGCGGGTGTTCACGTTCTTCCCGCGGCTCCTCGAGCGCCGCACCCAGCTCGGCGGGACCATGTCCGGCGGCGAGCAGCAGATGCTCGCGATCGGCCGTGCGCTCATGGCCCGCCCGCGCGTGCTGCTGCTCGACGAGCCCTCGATGGGCCTGGCGCCGATGATCATCCAGCAGATCTTCCGGATCATCTCGGAGATCAACGCCCAGGGCACCACCGTGCTGCTCGTCGAGCAGAACGCGCAGCAGGCGCTGTCCCGGTCAGACCGCGCCTACGTCCTCGAGACCGGGTCGGTCGTCCGGACCGGCGAGGGCAAGGCGCTCCTCGCCGACCCGGCGATCAAGGAGGCCTACCTCGGCGTGGGCTGA
- the pyk gene encoding pyruvate kinase, translated as MRRAKIVCTIGPVTASPEQIQNLVDAGMDVARINRSHGDPEEHEAVYRNVRAAAKASGRSVAVLVDLQGPKIRLGRFAGDEKHWLNVGDVFTITTEDVVGTKELVSTTHKGLTDDARVGDPLLIDDGRVLVRVTAVEGPRVVTRVEVSGPVSNNKGINLPGVAVSVPAMSDKDEADLRWALKLGADIIALSFVRNAADYDDVRRIMEEEGRVLPVIAKVEKPQAVENLAEIVDAFDGIMVARGDLGVELPLEQVPLVQKRAVELARRAAKPVIVATQVLESMISAPRPTRAEASDCANAVLDGADAVMLSGETSVGDYPIEAVRTMARIIESTEELGRERIAPLGSTPHTRGGAITRAAAEIGEILGVKYLVTFTQSGDSARRMSRLRSGLPLLAFTPDAAVRNVLSLSWGTQSYEVPSVDSTDAMVRQVDTTLQANGLAETGDLVVVVAGAPVGVAGSTNSILVHRIGDEL; from the coding sequence ATGCGCAGAGCGAAGATCGTTTGTACCATCGGGCCCGTCACAGCGTCCCCCGAGCAGATCCAGAACCTTGTCGACGCCGGGATGGACGTCGCCCGGATCAACCGCAGCCACGGTGACCCGGAAGAGCACGAGGCGGTCTACCGCAACGTGCGTGCCGCCGCGAAGGCCTCCGGCCGTTCCGTGGCCGTGCTGGTCGACCTCCAGGGGCCGAAGATCCGCCTCGGCCGGTTCGCCGGTGACGAGAAGCACTGGCTCAACGTCGGTGACGTGTTCACCATCACGACCGAGGACGTCGTGGGCACCAAGGAGCTCGTCTCCACGACCCACAAGGGTCTGACGGACGACGCCCGTGTCGGCGACCCCCTCCTCATCGACGACGGCCGTGTCCTCGTCCGCGTCACCGCCGTCGAGGGTCCGCGCGTCGTGACCCGCGTCGAGGTGTCCGGCCCGGTCTCCAACAACAAGGGCATCAACCTGCCCGGCGTCGCCGTCTCCGTCCCCGCCATGTCCGACAAGGACGAGGCCGACCTCCGCTGGGCCCTCAAGCTCGGCGCCGACATCATCGCGCTCTCCTTCGTGCGCAACGCCGCCGACTACGACGACGTCCGCCGCATCATGGAGGAGGAGGGCCGCGTCCTCCCCGTCATCGCCAAGGTCGAGAAGCCGCAGGCTGTCGAGAACCTCGCCGAGATCGTGGACGCCTTCGACGGCATCATGGTCGCCCGTGGCGACCTCGGCGTCGAGCTCCCGCTCGAGCAGGTCCCGCTGGTGCAGAAGCGCGCCGTCGAGCTCGCCCGCCGTGCCGCCAAGCCGGTCATCGTCGCCACCCAGGTGCTCGAGTCGATGATCTCGGCCCCGCGCCCGACCCGCGCCGAGGCCTCGGACTGCGCCAACGCCGTCCTCGACGGTGCTGACGCCGTCATGCTCTCGGGCGAGACCAGCGTCGGTGACTACCCGATCGAGGCCGTGCGCACGATGGCACGCATCATCGAGTCCACCGAGGAGCTCGGCCGGGAGCGCATCGCGCCCCTCGGCTCGACCCCGCACACCCGCGGTGGTGCGATCACGCGTGCTGCTGCCGAGATCGGTGAGATCCTCGGCGTCAAGTACCTCGTGACCTTCACCCAGTCTGGCGACTCGGCGCGTCGTATGTCGCGCCTGCGCTCGGGCCTGCCGCTCCTGGCGTTCACGCCCGACGCAGCGGTCCGCAACGTCCTGTCCCTCTCCTGGGGCACGCAGTCGTACGAGGTCCCCTCGGTCGACAGCACGGACGCGATGGTCCGCCAGGTCGACACGACCCTCCAGGCCAACGGTCTCGCCGAGACGGGCGACCTCGTCGTCGTCGTCGCCGGCGCACCGGTCGGCGTGGCTGGCTCGACGAACTCGATCCTGGTGCACCGCATCGGCGACGAGCTCTGA
- a CDS encoding glutamate synthase subunit beta produces the protein MADPRGFLKVRERELPAYRPVPVRLMDWREVHEHRAEDSAILKVQAGRCMDCGIPFCHQGCPLGNLIPDWNDLVWRDQWEDAIDRLHATNNFPEFTGRVCPAPCESSCVLGINQPAVTIKNVEVSIIDEAFARGYVVPQIPQRLTGKTVAVVGSGPAGLAAAQQLTRAGHTVAVYERDATIGGLLRYGIPDFKLEKSHIDRRLAQMEAEGTRFRPGVEIGVDVTWDELRSRFDAVVVATGATVPRELPIPGNDLDGVHFAMEFLPQANAVVAGETVEDQILATGKHVVVIGGGDTGSDCIGTSLRQGAASVTTLAIGKKPPTSRPENQPWPTDPLLFEVSSSHAEGGERDYLASTVALVGDDQGRVTGLKVATTEYLPDGRRVPKAGTERVIPADLVLIAMGFTGPETEHLVEQTGAALTPRGLVARADDFSSALPGVFVTGDAGRGQSLIVWAIAEGRATAATVDAYLQGTTELPAPVRATTVALRP, from the coding sequence GTGGCTGACCCACGTGGATTCCTGAAGGTCCGGGAGCGTGAGCTCCCGGCCTACCGACCGGTGCCCGTCCGTCTGATGGACTGGCGCGAGGTGCACGAGCACCGCGCCGAGGACTCGGCGATCCTCAAGGTGCAGGCCGGTCGCTGCATGGACTGCGGCATCCCGTTCTGCCACCAGGGGTGCCCGCTGGGCAACCTCATCCCCGACTGGAACGACCTCGTCTGGCGTGACCAGTGGGAGGACGCGATCGACCGCCTGCACGCGACGAACAACTTCCCGGAGTTCACCGGTCGCGTGTGCCCGGCGCCGTGCGAGTCGAGCTGCGTGCTCGGCATCAACCAGCCGGCCGTGACCATCAAGAACGTCGAGGTCTCGATCATCGACGAGGCCTTCGCGCGTGGCTACGTGGTGCCGCAGATCCCGCAGCGCCTCACCGGCAAGACGGTGGCCGTCGTCGGGTCTGGCCCGGCGGGTCTCGCCGCCGCGCAGCAGCTGACGCGCGCGGGCCACACGGTCGCCGTATACGAGCGCGACGCCACCATCGGTGGTCTGCTGCGCTACGGCATCCCCGACTTCAAGCTCGAGAAGTCCCACATCGACCGTCGTCTCGCGCAGATGGAGGCCGAGGGCACGCGCTTCCGCCCGGGCGTCGAGATCGGCGTGGACGTCACGTGGGACGAGCTGCGGTCGCGCTTCGACGCGGTCGTCGTCGCCACCGGCGCGACCGTCCCGCGCGAGCTGCCGATCCCGGGCAACGACCTCGACGGCGTGCACTTCGCGATGGAGTTCCTGCCGCAGGCGAACGCCGTCGTGGCGGGGGAGACGGTCGAGGACCAGATCCTCGCCACCGGCAAGCACGTGGTGGTCATCGGCGGCGGCGACACCGGCTCGGACTGCATCGGCACGTCGCTGCGCCAGGGTGCGGCCTCCGTGACGACGCTGGCCATCGGCAAGAAGCCGCCGACGTCGCGGCCGGAGAACCAGCCGTGGCCCACCGACCCGCTGCTCTTCGAGGTCTCGAGCTCGCACGCCGAGGGTGGCGAGCGCGACTACCTCGCCTCGACCGTCGCCCTCGTGGGTGACGACCAGGGCCGCGTCACCGGGCTCAAGGTCGCGACCACGGAGTACCTGCCCGACGGGCGCCGCGTCCCCAAGGCCGGCACCGAGCGGGTCATCCCGGCCGACCTCGTGCTCATCGCGATGGGCTTCACCGGCCCGGAGACCGAGCACCTGGTCGAGCAGACCGGGGCGGCGCTCACCCCGCGCGGCCTCGTGGCCCGCGCGGACGACTTCTCGTCCGCCCTCCCGGGCGTGTTCGTGACCGGTGACGCCGGCCGCGGGCAGTCCCTCATCGTGTGGGCGATCGCCGAAGGTCGCGCGACAGCGGCTACGGTAGACGCATACCTGCAAGGCACGACAGAGCTCCCGGCCCCCGTGCGGGCGACGACAGTCGCACTGCGCCCGTGA